One part of the Homo sapiens chromosome 19, GRCh38.p14 Primary Assembly genome encodes these proteins:
- the IFNL3 gene encoding interferon lambda-3 isoform 2 precursor (isoform 2 precursor is encoded by transcript variant 2), with amino-acid sequence MTGDCMPVLVLMAAVLTVTGAVPVARLRGALPDARGCHIAQFKSLSPQELQAFKRAKDALEESLLLKDCKCRSRLFPRTWDLRQLQVRERPVALEAELALTLKVLEATADTDPALGDVLDQPLHTLHHILSQLRACIQPQPTAGPRTRGRLHHWLHRLQEAPKKESPGCLEASVTFNLFRLLTRDLNCVASGDLCV; translated from the exons ATGACCGGGGACTGCATGCCAGTGCTGGTGCTGATGGCCGCAGTGCTGACCGTGACTGGAGCAGTTCCTGTCGCCAGGCTCCGCGGGGCTCTCCCGGATGCAAGGGGCTGCCACATAGCCCAGTTCAAGTCCCTGTCTCCACAGGAGCTGCAGGCCTTTAAGAGGGCCAAAGATGCCTTA GAAGAGTCGCTTCTGCTGAAGGACTGCAAGTGCCGCTCCCGCCTCTTCCCCAGGACCTGGGACCTGAGGCAGCTGCAG GTGAGGGAGCGCCCCGTGGCTTTGGAGGCTGAGCTGGCCCTGACGCTGAAGGTTCTGGAGGCCACCGCTGACACTGACCCAGCCCTGGGGGATGTCTTGGACCAGCCCCTTCACACCCTGCACCATATCCTCTCCCAGCTCCGGGCCTGT ATCCAGCCTCAGCCCACGGCAGGGCCCAGGACCCGGGGCCGCCTCCACCATTGGCTGCACCGGCTCCAGGAGGCCCCAAAAAAG GAGTCCCCTGGCTGCCTCGAGGCCTCTGTCACCTTCAACCTCTTCCGCCTCCTCACGCGAGACCTGAATTGTGTTGCCAGCGGGGACCTGTGTGTCTGA
- the IFNL3 gene encoding interferon lambda-3 isoform 1 precursor (isoform 1 precursor is encoded by transcript variant 1) yields the protein MKLDMTGDCMPVLVLMAAVLTVTGAVPVARLRGALPDARGCHIAQFKSLSPQELQAFKRAKDALEESLLLKDCKCRSRLFPRTWDLRQLQVRERPVALEAELALTLKVLEATADTDPALGDVLDQPLHTLHHILSQLRACIQPQPTAGPRTRGRLHHWLHRLQEAPKKESPGCLEASVTFNLFRLLTRDLNCVASGDLCV from the exons ATGAAACTAG ACATGACCGGGGACTGCATGCCAGTGCTGGTGCTGATGGCCGCAGTGCTGACCGTGACTGGAGCAGTTCCTGTCGCCAGGCTCCGCGGGGCTCTCCCGGATGCAAGGGGCTGCCACATAGCCCAGTTCAAGTCCCTGTCTCCACAGGAGCTGCAGGCCTTTAAGAGGGCCAAAGATGCCTTA GAAGAGTCGCTTCTGCTGAAGGACTGCAAGTGCCGCTCCCGCCTCTTCCCCAGGACCTGGGACCTGAGGCAGCTGCAG GTGAGGGAGCGCCCCGTGGCTTTGGAGGCTGAGCTGGCCCTGACGCTGAAGGTTCTGGAGGCCACCGCTGACACTGACCCAGCCCTGGGGGATGTCTTGGACCAGCCCCTTCACACCCTGCACCATATCCTCTCCCAGCTCCGGGCCTGT ATCCAGCCTCAGCCCACGGCAGGGCCCAGGACCCGGGGCCGCCTCCACCATTGGCTGCACCGGCTCCAGGAGGCCCCAAAAAAG GAGTCCCCTGGCTGCCTCGAGGCCTCTGTCACCTTCAACCTCTTCCGCCTCCTCACGCGAGACCTGAATTGTGTTGCCAGCGGGGACCTGTGTGTCTGA